The sequence CTGTATCACTCATTACATAACATCCATCAGTATCAATTTCTACAATAGCTCTACCCTTCTTAGCTGGAATCTTTTTTGTCAATGTTCCATCTTCATCTGGAGTAATAAAAAAAACCTTTATATTTTTCGTTACTGCATCAGATGATAGCTTAAGCTTCCAATAACCTGTCTGTGTAATTCTTTCTCTTAGAGTAACTTTACTTGATATAACAGCAATGATTTCAAAATTTTCTGGATTATAGACGATTAAATCAACATCCGGTAAATGAGAACCGAACTCTCCATAATGAATTAAAAGATTTCTCTTGACTCTATTTAACTCTTCAGAAAGATTTTCACTTCTTTTTCTCTCAAGAGTATTGCCTTCAATAATTTTCAATCCAAGCTTTTCAACTTGTTCTTTTATAATGTATAAAATTAGTTTTTCTAAATTCTTTCCCTTAAATGCTCGCCAAGATTGTTCA is a genomic window of candidate division WOR-3 bacterium containing:
- a CDS encoding BsaWI family type II restriction enzyme, which encodes MKFDELLRLYKEYKNKYGEKVFNNISELFREFKSIHKREWDKSPTPNKDHEQSWRAFKGKNLEKLILYIIKEQVEKLGLKIIEGNTLERKRSENLSEELNRVKRNLLIHYGEFGSHLPDVDLIVYNPENFEIIAVISSKVTLRERITQTGYWKLKLSSDAVTKNIKVFFITPDEDGTLTKKIPAKKGRAIVEIDTDGCYVMSDT